In Candidatus Gastranaerophilales bacterium, a single genomic region encodes these proteins:
- a CDS encoding AAA family ATPase has translation MNKINIIVIDKEEVSKTLIENYLKEIDSVSDISTFDSFEQVGNLDKTATPTIVVIDISENTKPSLDFIKQVIEKNNQCKFVLISYNLSTNFIVDALRTGAKEFLAKPIIKEEFIKIIKNTKSILFGEASPYSTSKVISTFSNKGGLGKTTVAVNLAQELADISKEKVVLVDLNMHLGDITAFLDINPNYDIKYVIDNLDKANKDFFLGTLEQYKDSNLFILADSPYREPSDEPSPQQFANLIKKLKESFSYVVVDNNSVLDTKTTTVFNESDLILFITAANLPTLRNCKRCLDIIDKLGYKNDKLKLVLNRYINTENYKIEDITAVLNKDIFWKIPNNYFVVIESINKGLTLQELNPTSNITQNYQDLARELINRE, from the coding sequence ATGAATAAAATTAATATTATAGTTATAGACAAAGAAGAAGTCTCTAAAACGCTTATTGAAAACTATTTGAAAGAAATCGATTCTGTCAGCGATATTTCGACTTTTGACTCTTTCGAACAAGTTGGCAATCTCGACAAGACGGCGACACCAACTATTGTCGTGATTGATATTTCGGAAAATACAAAACCGTCTTTGGATTTTATAAAACAGGTTATTGAAAAAAATAATCAATGCAAATTTGTATTGATTTCTTACAATCTTTCAACAAATTTCATTGTTGATGCCTTGAGAACCGGGGCTAAAGAATTTCTTGCAAAACCGATAATCAAAGAAGAATTTATTAAAATAATAAAAAATACAAAATCTATCTTATTCGGAGAAGCCTCTCCATATTCAACAAGCAAGGTTATTTCAACCTTCTCAAATAAAGGGGGACTTGGAAAAACAACCGTTGCGGTAAATCTTGCTCAAGAATTAGCTGATATTTCGAAGGAAAAAGTTGTACTTGTTGATTTAAACATGCACCTTGGCGATATAACTGCATTTTTAGATATTAACCCGAATTATGACATTAAATATGTTATTGACAATTTAGATAAAGCTAATAAAGACTTTTTCTTAGGCACTTTGGAACAGTATAAAGATTCTAATCTTTTTATCCTTGCGGATTCTCCCTACAGAGAACCCTCGGATGAACCTTCACCTCAACAATTCGCCAACTTAATCAAAAAATTAAAAGAATCTTTTTCTTACGTGGTTGTTGACAATAATTCTGTATTGGATACAAAAACTACAACTGTTTTTAATGAGTCTGATTTGATTTTGTTCATCACTGCCGCTAATTTGCCAACCCTTAGAAACTGCAAAAGATGCCTCGATATTATTGACAAACTCGGCTATAAAAATGACAAGCTCAAACTTGTCTTGAACAGATATATCAACACCGAAAACTATAAAATCGAAGATATTACTGCTGTTTTAAACAAAGATATTTTTTGGAAAATACCTAACAACTACTTCGTCGTGATTGAATCTATTAACAAAGGTTTAACTTTACAAGAGTTAAATCCAACCTCTAATATTACTCAAAATTATCAAGATTTAGCCCGAGAATTAATTAACAGAGAATAA
- a CDS encoding HD domain-containing protein, protein MQKVLIEDLVEQKILPFSIFNEAGEKLFASGDVLTPGKLMELKQIPDIYTDVEDYKQKLAEAKEAPKQEALADMINENGDNQSQAVTDEDEQEETENEEVIYTLDDVDIGSVKGALNRKAKIDPELQLKIKAFHVYTQNSIKTKKVSELAQMYTHLKDRIISDIIMHSDEFNCYSELRIMGDYKDCHALNVAILSGFLAYKMQVKESILSDVILGALMHDIGKVKIPESILEQQILTDKEQKVIQTHTKIGYQLLKEEFKVSENIARVALEHHENSNGSGYPYGKSGDFISKESCIVSVCNHFDNLISNVTNQKIHNCHEACKIMLELGSRRFSADALYTFIHMLSYNDIDYLEELSI, encoded by the coding sequence ATGCAAAAAGTTTTGATAGAAGATTTAGTAGAACAAAAAATTCTTCCGTTTAGTATTTTTAACGAGGCGGGAGAGAAGTTGTTTGCCTCAGGAGATGTTTTAACCCCGGGTAAACTTATGGAGTTGAAACAAATTCCTGATATATATACAGATGTTGAAGATTATAAACAAAAATTGGCAGAGGCAAAGGAAGCCCCGAAACAGGAGGCTCTTGCTGACATGATAAATGAAAATGGCGACAATCAATCTCAGGCTGTAACAGATGAAGACGAGCAAGAAGAAACAGAAAACGAAGAAGTCATTTATACTCTTGATGACGTTGATATCGGTAGCGTAAAAGGTGCTTTAAATAGGAAGGCAAAAATTGACCCAGAATTGCAACTTAAAATTAAGGCATTTCATGTTTATACGCAAAACTCAATAAAAACAAAAAAAGTTTCTGAATTAGCTCAAATGTACACGCATTTAAAGGACAGAATAATTTCTGATATTATAATGCATAGTGATGAGTTTAATTGTTATTCAGAGCTTAGAATTATGGGTGATTATAAAGATTGCCACGCTTTGAATGTTGCCATTTTGAGTGGTTTTTTAGCATATAAAATGCAGGTTAAAGAAAGTATTTTGTCCGATGTGATTTTAGGAGCTTTAATGCATGATATCGGCAAGGTTAAAATTCCTGAATCTATTTTAGAACAACAAATTTTAACAGATAAAGAACAAAAAGTTATACAGACTCATACAAAAATCGGATATCAATTACTAAAAGAAGAGTTTAAAGTTTCAGAAAATATTGCCAGAGTTGCACTTGAGCACCACGAAAATAGTAACGGCTCAGGTTATCCATATGGCAAATCAGGTGATTTTATTAGTAAAGAAAGCTGTATTGTGTCTGTTTGCAACCATTTTGACAATTTGATATCAAATGTGACAAACCAAAAAATACATAATTGTCACGAAGCATGCAAAATAATGTTAGAACTCGGCTCACGAAGATTTTCAGCAGATGCTTTATATACATTTATACACATGCTAAGCTATAATGACATAGATTATTTAGAGGAATTGTCAATTTAA